The Setaria viridis chromosome 6, Setaria_viridis_v4.0, whole genome shotgun sequence genome contains a region encoding:
- the LOC117860137 gene encoding formin-like protein 6 isoform X2: MALFRKFFYRKPPDGLLEITERVYVFDSCFTTDVFDDEKYRDYITDIVTQLRSHFADASFMVFNFRDGESQSLLANILSSYDMVVMDYPRQYEGCPLLTIEMIHHYLRSGESWLSLGQQNVLIMHCERGGWAVLAFMLAGLLLYRKQFIGEQRTLEMIYRQAPRELVQLLSPLNPVPSQIRYLHYISRRNVSTEWPPQDRALTLDCVILRNIPGYNAEGGCRPIFRIYGQDPLLATSNTPKVLFATPKRSKYIRLYKKADCELIKIDIHCHIQGDVVLECISLDADQEQEEMMFRVMFNTAFIRSNILMLNRDEIDMMWDAKDRFPKEFRAEVLFSEMDTANQLGPMEVAGIGEKEGLPVEAFAKVQEMFSNVDWLDPTGDAAIQLFQRLTSSENIQLRQGFLSPSKKEAESLELGPISPTNKHSDNLQQEPSNVLQPTVYVNKQENVGGQRLTLLEPSTNSEVKTGISVVQENLGSLVHKVDSNTEQSTASEKAVSSTVKSIEPVLKDENAKLDEQHASDQRSSPTTTMSRRFPISSSCSALSGNSSPRLLSGCPRFHSAPSALGITALLEDHARCSDDCRSTVTSTTVSNVSTGVVKITSKLPSGQHPATGTPVITKGMPPPPPPPSRPALLVSDAIMMSEAKDLSQPAVKHSGLPSHPERQSTFQSHGTSTLPTNHQKSSTSAAIESLLTSAPPSPPPPPPPPPLPISSSTSSSSSIDHLPPDSVPVSPTSFRPPVPAALQPPPPPPPASPRPSPVRSHAPPSTPPPPPSVSSSSPLKLTGPPSSPPPPPSPRCSPSRPPAPPPPPLLASTSSTIRPAVPPPPLFASTSSPVRPVAPPPPPAPTSSPIRASAPPPPPPPRTTSGPPPPPGTTSGPPPPPPPCYSSKQSSSPMGNSMPSPPVPPPPSHGGGNGASGNIVPPPVPPGGNAKLFGSQGRGPAPPSGPMSKSFQSGQAVFRRSNLKPLHWVKVTRAMHGSLWAESQKHDETLKAPVFDMSELENLFSAVQPSSDSRRSDKSGGRASGTKSEKIHLIDLRRANNCGIMLTKVKMPLPDLMSAILALDDTVLDADQVDNLIKFAPTKEEVELLKGYKGDKQVLGECEQFFMELMKVPRVESKLRVFSFKIQFRSQVSDLKRNLNIVNSSAEEIRGSVKLKRIMQTILSLGNALNQGTARGSAVGFRLDSLLKLSDTRARNNKMTLMHYLSKVLSEKLPELLDFPKDLASLELAAKIQLKSLAEEMQAVNKGLEKVEQELTTSENDGPVSEIFCKTLKDFLIGAEAEVRSLTSLYSNV, translated from the exons ATGGCGCTGTTCCGCAAGTTCTTCTACCGCAAGCCGCCCGACGGGCTCCTCGAGATCACCGAGCGCGTCTACG TGTTTGATTCTTGCTTCACAACTGATGTCTTCGATGATGAGAAGTACCGAGATTATATTACTGACATTGTTACGCAACTTCGGAGCCACTTCGCTGATGCTTCATTTATGGTCTTCAACTTTCGGGATGGAGAAAGTCAAAGTTTACTGGCAAATATCTTATCAAGCTATGATATGGTAGTTATGGACTACCCCAGACAATACGAGGGATGCCCACTCCTTACAATAGAAATGATTCATCATTACTTAAGGTCGGGGGAGAGTTGGCTCTCTTTGGGCCAGCAAAATGTCTTAATAATGCACTGTGAGCGTGGTGGCTGGGCTGTACTTGCATTCATGTTAGCAGGATTGCTGTTGTACAGAAAACAGTTCATTGGTGAGCAGAGGACACTGGAGATGATTTACAGGCAAGCACCTCGTGAGCTGGTTCAGTTGCTCTCACCATTAAATCCTGTGCCTTCTCAGATAAGATACTTACATTATATATCTCGGAGGAATGTGAGCACAGAGTGGCCACCTCAGGATCGGGCCCTTACTTTAGATTGTGTGATACTAAGAAACATTCCAGGCTATAATGCAGAAGGTGGATGTAGACCTATATTCCGTATTTATGGACAGGATCCTTTACTTGCTACAAGTAACACCCCTAAGGTGCTCTTTGCAACACCAAAAAGAAGCAAATACATTCGgctttacaagaag GCAGACTGTGAACTGATTAAGATTGACATCCACTGCCATATTCAAGGTGATGTTGTCCTTGAATGCATTAGCCTTGATGCTgatcaagaacaagaagagaTGATGTTCCGAGTCATGTTCAATACAGCCTTTATTAGATCTAACATTCTAATGTTAAACCGTGACGAAATTGATATGATGTGGGATGCCAAAGATCGATTCCCAAAGGAATTCAGGGCTGAG GTTCTTTTTTCGGAAATGGACACCGCAAATCAGTTAGGTCCCATGGAGGTGGCAGGTATAGGAGAAAAGGAGGGCTTACCAGTTGAAGCATTTGCAAAGGTTCAAGAGATGTTCAGCAATGTTGATTGGCTAGATCCGACAGGGGATGCTGCAATCCAACTTTTCCAGCGACTTACTTCATCAGAAAATATACAGTTGAGGCAAGGATTCTTGTCTCCTAGTAAGAAAGAAGCAGAGTCGTTAGAGCTTGGTCCAATCTCTCCAACCAACAAACATTCTGACAATCTTCAACAGGAACCAAGCAACGTTTTACAACCCACAGTCTATGTGAACAAACAGGAAAATGTTGGTGGTCAGAGATTGACACTGTTGGAGCCGTCCACCAATTCTGAAGTCAAAACTGGAATTTCTGTTGTCCAAGAAAATCTAGGCTCTCTAGTTCACAAGGTTGACAGTAATACTGAACAGTCAACTGCATCGGAAAAGGCTGTTTCGTCGACCGTGAAATCTATCGAACCGGTTCTTAAGGATGAAAATGCTAAGCTTGATGAGCAACATGCTTCAGACCAACGCTCTTCACCTACTACAACTATGTCACGTCGATTTCCAATTTCTAGTTCGTGCTCTGCTCTTTCTGGCAACTCCAGTCCTAGATTACTTTCAGGTTGCCCAAGATTTCATAGCGCACCTTCAGCCCTTGGAATTACGGCTCTGTTGGAAGACCATGCTAGATGCTCTGATGATTGTCGTTCCACCGTAACCTCGACCACAGTATCAAATGTCTCAACCGGCGTAGTCAAAATTACATCAAAACTACCATCAGGACAACATCCAGCAACAG GTACTCCCGTTATAACAAAGGGTatgccaccaccaccccctccacCATCACGACCAGCTCTGCTGGTATCAGATGCTATTATGATGTCAGAAGCAAAAGACTTGTCTCAACCTGCTGTCAAGCATTCAG GCCTTCCATCTCATCCGGAGAGACAATCTACATTTCAGTCACATGGAACTAGTACTCTGCCCACAAATCATCAGAAATCCTCAACTAGCGCAGCAATTGAATCGCTGCTAACTTCTgctccaccatcaccaccaccaccaccaccaccaccaccactgcccATATCATCATCAACGTCCAGTTCTTCTAGTATTGACCATCTGCCTCCAGATTCTGTGCCTGTCTCTCCAACTTCATTCAGACCTCCAGTGCCAGCTGCACtgcaaccaccaccacccccgcctCCAGCCTCACCTAGGCCTTCTCCTGTTAGGTCTCATGCACCACCATCgacgccaccacctccaccatctGTTTCTAGTTCGTCTCCTCTTAAACTGACTGGGCCACCTTCATCCCCACCTCCCCCACCCTCACCTAGGTGCTCTCCCAGTAGacctcctgcaccgccgccacctccactaCTTGCTTCTACTTCATCTACCATTAGACCTGCAGTACCACCTCCACCTCTATTTGCTTCTACTTCATCTCCTGTTAGGCCCGTGGCACCACCCCCACCACCTGCCCCAACATCATCACCCATTAGAGCTTcagcgccacctccacctccaccacctagAACAACTTCCGGTCCCCCTCCACCACCTGGAACAACTTCCGGTCCCcctccacccccaccaccaTGCTATTCATCGAAACAATCATCCAGCCCCATGGGCAACTCAATGCCATCACCTCCTGTTCCACCACCACCCTCCCATGGAGGTGGCAATGGAGCTTCTGGCAACATTGTACCCCCACCTGTGCCTCCCGGTGGTAATGCTAAACTGTTTGGTTCTCAGGGGCGCGGACCTGCACCTCCTTCAGGTCCAATGTCAAAGAGCTTTCAGTCTGGTCAGGCTGTATTCAGAAGGTCCAATTTGAAGCCACTTCATTGGGTGAAAGTAACAAGAGCAATGCATGGCAGTCTGTGGGCAGAGTCACAAAAGCATGATGAAACTTTAAA AGCCCCAGTGTTTGACATGTCAGAATTGGAAAATCTTTTCTCAGCTGTACAGCCAAGTTCAGACTCAAGGCGTTCAGATAAGTCAGGTGGTCGTGCATCTGGGACGAAATCAGAGAAAATTCATCTT ATTGATCTTCGCCGGGCTAACAATTGTGGAATCATGCTTACCAAAGTCAAAATGCCACTGCCTGACCTAATG AGTGCAATTCTGGCCCTGGATGATACTGTCCTGGATGCTGACCAGGTGGACAATCTTATTAAGTTCGCTCCAACTAAAGAAGAAGTAGAACTTCTAAAG GGTTACAAAGGAGATAAGCAAGTACTTGGAGAATGCGAACAG TTCTTCATGGAGCTTATGAAAGTACCACGTGTAGAATCTAAGCTGAGAGTTTTCTCGTTTAAGATTCAATTTCGTTCTCAG GTTTCTGACCTTAAGCGAAATCTGAACATCGTTAATTCTTCTGCAGAAGAG ATAAGGGGTTCAGTCAAGTTGAAAAGGATTATGCAGACAATTCTTTCTCTGGGAAATGCATTGAACCAAGGCACTGCCAGAG GTTCTGCTGTTGGGTTCAGGTTGGATAGCTTGCTCAAACTAAGCGACACTCGTGCTCGTAACAATAAGATGACTTTAATGCACTATTTATCTAAG GTGCTTTCTGAGAAACTTCCGGAACTTCTAGATTTTCCAAAAGACCTGGCTAGCTTAGAGTTGGCGGCAAAG ATACAGTTAAAGTCGTTAGCAGAGGAAATGCAGGCTGTAAATAAAGGACTCGAGAAAGTTGAGCAAGAACTTACTACATCGGAAAATGATGGTCCTGTGTCAGAGATCTTTTGCAAG ACACTGAAGGATTTTCTCATTGGCGCAGAAGCTGAAGTTAGGTCTTTGACTTCACTTTATTCTAATGTG
- the LOC117860137 gene encoding formin-like protein 6 isoform X1 — translation MALFRKFFYRKPPDGLLEITERVYVFDSCFTTDVFDDEKYRDYITDIVTQLRSHFADASFMVFNFRDGESQSLLANILSSYDMVVMDYPRQYEGCPLLTIEMIHHYLRSGESWLSLGQQNVLIMHCERGGWAVLAFMLAGLLLYRKQFIGEQRTLEMIYRQAPRELVQLLSPLNPVPSQIRYLHYISRRNVSTEWPPQDRALTLDCVILRNIPGYNAEGGCRPIFRIYGQDPLLATSNTPKVLFATPKRSKYIRLYKKADCELIKIDIHCHIQGDVVLECISLDADQEQEEMMFRVMFNTAFIRSNILMLNRDEIDMMWDAKDRFPKEFRAEVLFSEMDTANQLGPMEVAGIGEKEGLPVEAFAKVQEMFSNVDWLDPTGDAAIQLFQRLTSSENIQLRQGFLSPSKKEAESLELGPISPTNKHSDNLQQEPSNVLQPTVYVNKQENVGGQRLTLLEPSTNSEVKTGISVVQENLGSLVHKVDSNTEQSTASEKAVSSTVKSIEPVLKDENAKLDEQHASDQRSSPTTTMSRRFPISSSCSALSGNSSPRLLSGCPRFHSAPSALGITALLEDHARCSDDCRSTVTSTTVSNVSTGVVKITSKLPSGQHPATGTPVITKGMPPPPPPPSRPALLVSDAIMMSEAKDLSQPAVKHSGLPSHPERQSTFQSHGTSTLPTNHQKSSTSAAIESLLTSAPPSPPPPPPPPPLPISSSTSSSSSIDHLPPDSVPVSPTSFRPPVPAALQPPPPPPPASPRPSPVRSHAPPSTPPPPPSVSSSSPLKLTGPPSSPPPPPSPRCSPSRPPAPPPPPLLASTSSTIRPAVPPPPLFASTSSPVRPVAPPPPPAPTSSPIRASAPPPPPPPRTTSGPPPPPGTTSGPPPPPPPCYSSKQSSSPMGNSMPSPPVPPPPSHGGGNGASGNIVPPPVPPGGNAKLFGSQGRGPAPPSGPMSKSFQSGQAVFRRSNLKPLHWVKVTRAMHGSLWAESQKHDETLKAPVFDMSELENLFSAVQPSSDSRRSDKSGGRASGTKSEKIHLIDLRRANNCGIMLTKVKMPLPDLMSAILALDDTVLDADQVDNLIKFAPTKEEVELLKGYKGDKQVLGECEQFFMELMKVPRVESKLRVFSFKIQFRSQVSDLKRNLNIVNSSAEEIRGSVKLKRIMQTILSLGNALNQGTARGSAVGFRLDSLLKLSDTRARNNKMTLMHYLSKVLSEKLPELLDFPKDLASLELAAKIQLKSLAEEMQAVNKGLEKVEQELTTSENDGPVSEIFCKTLKDFLIGAEAEVRSLTSLYSNVGRNADALALYFGEDPARCPFEQVVTTLQNFVRLFTRSHEENCKQLDLEKKKALKEAEENSKQLDLEKKKAQKEAETDKTKNKSDNVEGCKKESENDKASIKESANEKAKLNNSIKELDISLQSPAQTASAK, via the exons ATGGCGCTGTTCCGCAAGTTCTTCTACCGCAAGCCGCCCGACGGGCTCCTCGAGATCACCGAGCGCGTCTACG TGTTTGATTCTTGCTTCACAACTGATGTCTTCGATGATGAGAAGTACCGAGATTATATTACTGACATTGTTACGCAACTTCGGAGCCACTTCGCTGATGCTTCATTTATGGTCTTCAACTTTCGGGATGGAGAAAGTCAAAGTTTACTGGCAAATATCTTATCAAGCTATGATATGGTAGTTATGGACTACCCCAGACAATACGAGGGATGCCCACTCCTTACAATAGAAATGATTCATCATTACTTAAGGTCGGGGGAGAGTTGGCTCTCTTTGGGCCAGCAAAATGTCTTAATAATGCACTGTGAGCGTGGTGGCTGGGCTGTACTTGCATTCATGTTAGCAGGATTGCTGTTGTACAGAAAACAGTTCATTGGTGAGCAGAGGACACTGGAGATGATTTACAGGCAAGCACCTCGTGAGCTGGTTCAGTTGCTCTCACCATTAAATCCTGTGCCTTCTCAGATAAGATACTTACATTATATATCTCGGAGGAATGTGAGCACAGAGTGGCCACCTCAGGATCGGGCCCTTACTTTAGATTGTGTGATACTAAGAAACATTCCAGGCTATAATGCAGAAGGTGGATGTAGACCTATATTCCGTATTTATGGACAGGATCCTTTACTTGCTACAAGTAACACCCCTAAGGTGCTCTTTGCAACACCAAAAAGAAGCAAATACATTCGgctttacaagaag GCAGACTGTGAACTGATTAAGATTGACATCCACTGCCATATTCAAGGTGATGTTGTCCTTGAATGCATTAGCCTTGATGCTgatcaagaacaagaagagaTGATGTTCCGAGTCATGTTCAATACAGCCTTTATTAGATCTAACATTCTAATGTTAAACCGTGACGAAATTGATATGATGTGGGATGCCAAAGATCGATTCCCAAAGGAATTCAGGGCTGAG GTTCTTTTTTCGGAAATGGACACCGCAAATCAGTTAGGTCCCATGGAGGTGGCAGGTATAGGAGAAAAGGAGGGCTTACCAGTTGAAGCATTTGCAAAGGTTCAAGAGATGTTCAGCAATGTTGATTGGCTAGATCCGACAGGGGATGCTGCAATCCAACTTTTCCAGCGACTTACTTCATCAGAAAATATACAGTTGAGGCAAGGATTCTTGTCTCCTAGTAAGAAAGAAGCAGAGTCGTTAGAGCTTGGTCCAATCTCTCCAACCAACAAACATTCTGACAATCTTCAACAGGAACCAAGCAACGTTTTACAACCCACAGTCTATGTGAACAAACAGGAAAATGTTGGTGGTCAGAGATTGACACTGTTGGAGCCGTCCACCAATTCTGAAGTCAAAACTGGAATTTCTGTTGTCCAAGAAAATCTAGGCTCTCTAGTTCACAAGGTTGACAGTAATACTGAACAGTCAACTGCATCGGAAAAGGCTGTTTCGTCGACCGTGAAATCTATCGAACCGGTTCTTAAGGATGAAAATGCTAAGCTTGATGAGCAACATGCTTCAGACCAACGCTCTTCACCTACTACAACTATGTCACGTCGATTTCCAATTTCTAGTTCGTGCTCTGCTCTTTCTGGCAACTCCAGTCCTAGATTACTTTCAGGTTGCCCAAGATTTCATAGCGCACCTTCAGCCCTTGGAATTACGGCTCTGTTGGAAGACCATGCTAGATGCTCTGATGATTGTCGTTCCACCGTAACCTCGACCACAGTATCAAATGTCTCAACCGGCGTAGTCAAAATTACATCAAAACTACCATCAGGACAACATCCAGCAACAG GTACTCCCGTTATAACAAAGGGTatgccaccaccaccccctccacCATCACGACCAGCTCTGCTGGTATCAGATGCTATTATGATGTCAGAAGCAAAAGACTTGTCTCAACCTGCTGTCAAGCATTCAG GCCTTCCATCTCATCCGGAGAGACAATCTACATTTCAGTCACATGGAACTAGTACTCTGCCCACAAATCATCAGAAATCCTCAACTAGCGCAGCAATTGAATCGCTGCTAACTTCTgctccaccatcaccaccaccaccaccaccaccaccaccactgcccATATCATCATCAACGTCCAGTTCTTCTAGTATTGACCATCTGCCTCCAGATTCTGTGCCTGTCTCTCCAACTTCATTCAGACCTCCAGTGCCAGCTGCACtgcaaccaccaccacccccgcctCCAGCCTCACCTAGGCCTTCTCCTGTTAGGTCTCATGCACCACCATCgacgccaccacctccaccatctGTTTCTAGTTCGTCTCCTCTTAAACTGACTGGGCCACCTTCATCCCCACCTCCCCCACCCTCACCTAGGTGCTCTCCCAGTAGacctcctgcaccgccgccacctccactaCTTGCTTCTACTTCATCTACCATTAGACCTGCAGTACCACCTCCACCTCTATTTGCTTCTACTTCATCTCCTGTTAGGCCCGTGGCACCACCCCCACCACCTGCCCCAACATCATCACCCATTAGAGCTTcagcgccacctccacctccaccacctagAACAACTTCCGGTCCCCCTCCACCACCTGGAACAACTTCCGGTCCCcctccacccccaccaccaTGCTATTCATCGAAACAATCATCCAGCCCCATGGGCAACTCAATGCCATCACCTCCTGTTCCACCACCACCCTCCCATGGAGGTGGCAATGGAGCTTCTGGCAACATTGTACCCCCACCTGTGCCTCCCGGTGGTAATGCTAAACTGTTTGGTTCTCAGGGGCGCGGACCTGCACCTCCTTCAGGTCCAATGTCAAAGAGCTTTCAGTCTGGTCAGGCTGTATTCAGAAGGTCCAATTTGAAGCCACTTCATTGGGTGAAAGTAACAAGAGCAATGCATGGCAGTCTGTGGGCAGAGTCACAAAAGCATGATGAAACTTTAAA AGCCCCAGTGTTTGACATGTCAGAATTGGAAAATCTTTTCTCAGCTGTACAGCCAAGTTCAGACTCAAGGCGTTCAGATAAGTCAGGTGGTCGTGCATCTGGGACGAAATCAGAGAAAATTCATCTT ATTGATCTTCGCCGGGCTAACAATTGTGGAATCATGCTTACCAAAGTCAAAATGCCACTGCCTGACCTAATG AGTGCAATTCTGGCCCTGGATGATACTGTCCTGGATGCTGACCAGGTGGACAATCTTATTAAGTTCGCTCCAACTAAAGAAGAAGTAGAACTTCTAAAG GGTTACAAAGGAGATAAGCAAGTACTTGGAGAATGCGAACAG TTCTTCATGGAGCTTATGAAAGTACCACGTGTAGAATCTAAGCTGAGAGTTTTCTCGTTTAAGATTCAATTTCGTTCTCAG GTTTCTGACCTTAAGCGAAATCTGAACATCGTTAATTCTTCTGCAGAAGAG ATAAGGGGTTCAGTCAAGTTGAAAAGGATTATGCAGACAATTCTTTCTCTGGGAAATGCATTGAACCAAGGCACTGCCAGAG GTTCTGCTGTTGGGTTCAGGTTGGATAGCTTGCTCAAACTAAGCGACACTCGTGCTCGTAACAATAAGATGACTTTAATGCACTATTTATCTAAG GTGCTTTCTGAGAAACTTCCGGAACTTCTAGATTTTCCAAAAGACCTGGCTAGCTTAGAGTTGGCGGCAAAG ATACAGTTAAAGTCGTTAGCAGAGGAAATGCAGGCTGTAAATAAAGGACTCGAGAAAGTTGAGCAAGAACTTACTACATCGGAAAATGATGGTCCTGTGTCAGAGATCTTTTGCAAG ACACTGAAGGATTTTCTCATTGGCGCAGAAGCTGAAGTTAGGTCTTTGACTTCACTTTATTCTAATGTG